TACTGCTCATCCGCAACGGGGAATGCGTTTACGATGAAAGCCATAGCGGTATCACTATGGACGATATTGTGGATAAGTCTAACTAAGGCAGCATTTTTCGCTATTTATCCAAAGAATTTAGTACCGGCCTTATGGCCGGTATTTTTTTTGACCTAGCTTTGTATCCTATTAAGCTGAGAGAATGAAACATCGTATAGTTGTAGCGGTTACGGGTGCCAGCGGAGCCATCTACGCCAGGCAGTTACTGAATAAATTGCAGGCGGCTTCCGCACAGACGGACCAGGTAGCACTGGTGCTGACCAATAATGCCCGTACCGTATGGCAAACAGAGCTGGGTACAGACGACTACAAACAATTACCTTTTAAGACGTATTCACAACAGGACTTCCATGCGCCCTTCGCCTCAGGCTCCGGCAGGTTCGATACCATGATCATCTGCCCCTGCTCCATGGGCACCCTGGGCCGCATCGCCACCGGTATCTCCAATGACCTGATCACCCGGGCAGCAGACGTTGTCCTGAAAGAAAGAAGAAAACTGATCTGCGTAGTAAGGGAAACCCCCTATAACCTGATGCATATTAAAAATATGATGACGGTGACGGAGGCTGGCGGCATTATCTGCCCTGCCACTCCTTCCTTTTACAGTGTGCCTAAAAGCATAGAAGAGGTGGCGGCTACCGTCGTGGACCGTGTACTGGACCTTGCAGGCATCGAACAACAAACCTTCCGCTGGGGAGGCGATCAGTAATAATATTCACTATCACCAGACACCTCATTTGAATCGCCAATTATATGCAGATAGCCATCATTAACGGACCTAATTTAAATCTCCTGGGAAAACGGGAGCCGGGTATCTATGGAAATGAGTCTTTCGAATCTTATTTCGAAAAACTGAAAGCACAATACCCTAACGTACAGCTGACCTATTTCCAGAGCAATATCGAAGGGGAAATGATCAACCATCTGCATGAAATAGGCTT
The DNA window shown above is from Chitinophaga agri and carries:
- a CDS encoding UbiX family flavin prenyltransferase yields the protein MKHRIVVAVTGASGAIYARQLLNKLQAASAQTDQVALVLTNNARTVWQTELGTDDYKQLPFKTYSQQDFHAPFASGSGRFDTMIICPCSMGTLGRIATGISNDLITRAADVVLKERRKLICVVRETPYNLMHIKNMMTVTEAGGIICPATPSFYSVPKSIEEVAATVVDRVLDLAGIEQQTFRWGGDQ